The Maridesulfovibrio salexigens DSM 2638 region AAACAGATTTTCTGCCAAAGAAGTATCCGTACTCCACAAATTCAATAAAACCGTACTTTGCTACTTTTCCATCGGGGAAGCAGAAGAATATCGGTTTTACTGGCAGAAAGAGTGGAAAGAGAATCCGCCACGTTTTCTCGGACCGGAAAACCCGGACTGGGCTAAAAACTACAAAGTAAAATACTGGCGCGAAGACTGGTGGGAAACAGGACTCCGTCCTTATCTGGACCGCATAATTGAAGCCGGATTTGACGGCGTATATCTGGACATAGTCGATGCATACTGGTTCTGGCACGAACAGGGGATGGAAGTGCGGAACACTGCAGACGATATGGTCAAGCTTATCAAAAGAATTGGAGACTATGCCCGGAAAAAAGCAGGAAAAAATTTCATTATCTGCCCTCAGAACGGTATGAGTGTGTTTAACGACTGCTCCCCGGAATACAAGGACGTCTACTTCAGAACCATAAACATGGTCGGTCTAGAAAGCCTGCTCTTCAACTACTATAGCGAAAGCGATAAAAAATACCGCTTGCAATTGGCAAAACAACTCGCCAAGGCAGGCAAAACAATTCTTGATGTGGAATACATTGAAAAGTCGCAATACGCTGATTACCTGAAACAGGTAAAAGCACTCGATTTCAAGCTGATTCCTTACGGATCAACACCTGACGCTGCCTTGGACGGGATTACTGATTTTTGGAAGTTTAGAAATTAAACCGCAGAATACCCCCGGCATTCAAGGCATTCAACGCAATGGCAATTCCTGCCAGCATGACCAGTCCTGCGCTCAGCACAGGCAGGTTCTCAATCCACCGACGGGAACCGGAAAACCTTTCGGTAAGTTTCGAGGCCCGCACGGTCAGAATTCCGATAATGATCAACACTGCGGCAAGGCCAAGGCTGAAGGCGAGGATTAGCATTAGCCCGAACACAATGCGCCCGAAAGCAACTGAAGCTAGCAATACGACCAAAGCAGTGGGGCAAGGCACCATCCCCCCGGCAATACCGAGGCTGAGCATGGACCACCATGATACAGGTTCGGATTCGTTGCCGTGCTCGTGCGAGTGATCATGCGAATGTCCGTGGTGGTGATCGTGGGAATGCCCATGACTATGCACAGCCCTGCGGGCAAGCATCATATATCCGACTCCGAACACCAATGCCCCGGAAAATGCTCCCAGCCACGGATAAAGATCACCGGGCAGGAAGTAACGGGAAAGCAGCAAAGCAGCGATACCGAGGACGATAACACTTGCGACATGGGTAATGGTCACAATGGTACCGAGGGTGAAGGCATCACGAATACGACCGCTGCGCCCTATGAGATACGCTGCAACCATGGCTTTACCGTGCCCGGGGCTGAGCGCATGCCCCATACCCAGAAAGAAGGCCAATCCAAGAGCGAACAGAATTGTTCCCGGACCAAGATTTTCCTGCGCAAGATAATCCTTAAGCGCAGCCTGACTGGAATCTTCCTGCGGGCTTGGTTTTAACCCGCTGCCATCCGCTGTTGGCGCAGGTACAGGAAAAGAGGCCCCTTGGCCTTCAACTTTCTTGGCGAAAAATTGGTAATTCAATTCTCGTGAATCAGGTGAAGTCCTGACTACACTGAATTGCGGGTCAGCCTGCACCTTCCACTTCAACCACTTCAACTCCCCGGTCTGAAAATTGTTGTCTGAAAATTTCAGGTAATGTTTACCAAAATCCTCGTCCGGCAAAGGTATGGCATAAACGAGATTAGAGCGCAGCCCGTTATTATACCCACCAGGAGCCGCTGAGACTGAATCATAATACAGTTCAGGGACAACAGGCTTCTCATCTAAATAGATTTCCAGATTTGGAAGCAGCAGGTAATTGATATCCCGCGAGAGCTTTCTTTCCTCTGCTCCGGACACCTTACCGTCATGATCGGCATCAGGAATAAGTGTAGCGGTGATGGATGGCCCGATGGAAGTATCATAAACAATAAGCAGCCTCGTCCCTTCGTTCATAACTGTGGTTTCCTGCACAACTTCCCCTAAAGGATGGGCTTGCGCAACTACCCCACTCAGACAATAGATCAGGACAATAAATATGATAAACAGCTTTCGCACTTTGAATATTTCCTCTCGATAATCTTGGATTCACTCACACCAAATTGTCATAGATAGAAGTTGACAGCAATAGGGTGCAAAGCTATACACCATAAAAAATGACCAGCGGTCACTTTATGACCCAAGGTCACAAAAACAAGTAACCAGAAAACCAAATGGCTAGAAAACAACAGGAAAAATCTCTTCAAACCAAGAAAGAGCTCATGGAAGCCGCCAACGAACTTTTCGGTAAGAAAGGTTTCGTGGAAACCACAGTGGCAGAAATCACCAAATATGCGGGATACGCCAAAGGCAGTTTTTACCGCCATTGGGTAAGTAAGGACAAACTTTTTCTGGAAATTGTAGAAGAAAAACTGACCGAATATCGCAATTCCCGTGATGACCGCTTGGGCAAGGCAGAATCCCTTGAAGAGGTCATGAACATTATCTGGGATTTTCTGGAAAACATTGTCCGCGATCAAAACTGGGCCAAAGTTTTTCTGGAATTCACCATCTACGCTTCACGAGTGCCGGAACTGCGTGAAGACCTTAGTCTGAGTCAGTACCGCCTTTCTGAAGATGTATTTGCAGATCTGGTTCGCGATTTTGTTGAGACCGACTATCCCCCGGAGAAGATCGGAGCCTTCAACACTGTTCTATTTGAAGGATACATGGTCAGAAGTTCCATTGAAACAGGATTTATGATCCAGAACAACAACGGAGCCGGACTGATAGATTTTAACGATGTGCGCGAAGCGGCGGTAACTCTGGCCTTAACCAACGGACTGAAAAAAGCTGAATAGACAGCCATTTTAAGATAAAAAAACGGAGGGAACATGAAAAAAATTTTAATTACAGTAGTGGCCGCTGCCATGTGCATGTGCGCCCTGCCGCTCACAGCAGGTGCAAAATCAGTTAACCTGACCTACTCAAACTTTTTCCCGCCCACACATATCCAGTCCAAACTGGCTCAGCAGTGGAGCGATGAAGTTACCAAGCGCACCGAGGGCCGCGTGACCATCGCCTACTTTCCCGGCGGAACCCTGACCAAAGCTAAACAATGCTACGATGGCGTAGTTGAAGGCCTTTCCGATATCGGTATGTCCGCTCTTGCATATTCCCGTGGACGCTTCCCGACTATGGCTGCAGTAGACCTTCCGCTGGGTTACAAATCCGGAGTTGCTGCAACCAAGGTGGCAAACGCGGTTTACGATAAGTTCCAGCCAAAGGAACTGCGCGACGTAAAGGTTCTTTTTTTCCATGCCCACGG contains the following coding sequences:
- a CDS encoding MJ1477/TM1410 family putative glycoside hydrolase, coding for MKLHNIAILTFLFLVTACASKPTPPPSSKGTQKTTQEIRMTPPSKKINSWAYQLQGPKISQLAESPYDLLVIDYSKDGSDKNRFSAKEVSVLHKFNKTVLCYFSIGEAEEYRFYWQKEWKENPPRFLGPENPDWAKNYKVKYWREDWWETGLRPYLDRIIEAGFDGVYLDIVDAYWFWHEQGMEVRNTADDMVKLIKRIGDYARKKAGKNFIICPQNGMSVFNDCSPEYKDVYFRTINMVGLESLLFNYYSESDKKYRLQLAKQLAKAGKTILDVEYIEKSQYADYLKQVKALDFKLIPYGSTPDAALDGITDFWKFRN
- a CDS encoding nickel/cobalt transporter, with amino-acid sequence MRKLFIIFIVLIYCLSGVVAQAHPLGEVVQETTVMNEGTRLLIVYDTSIGPSITATLIPDADHDGKVSGAEERKLSRDINYLLLPNLEIYLDEKPVVPELYYDSVSAAPGGYNNGLRSNLVYAIPLPDEDFGKHYLKFSDNNFQTGELKWLKWKVQADPQFSVVRTSPDSRELNYQFFAKKVEGQGASFPVPAPTADGSGLKPSPQEDSSQAALKDYLAQENLGPGTILFALGLAFFLGMGHALSPGHGKAMVAAYLIGRSGRIRDAFTLGTIVTITHVASVIVLGIAALLLSRYFLPGDLYPWLGAFSGALVFGVGYMMLARRAVHSHGHSHDHHHGHSHDHSHEHGNESEPVSWWSMLSLGIAGGMVPCPTALVVLLASVAFGRIVFGLMLILAFSLGLAAVLIIIGILTVRASKLTERFSGSRRWIENLPVLSAGLVMLAGIAIALNALNAGGILRFNF
- a CDS encoding TetR/AcrR family transcriptional regulator, producing the protein MARKQQEKSLQTKKELMEAANELFGKKGFVETTVAEITKYAGYAKGSFYRHWVSKDKLFLEIVEEKLTEYRNSRDDRLGKAESLEEVMNIIWDFLENIVRDQNWAKVFLEFTIYASRVPELREDLSLSQYRLSEDVFADLVRDFVETDYPPEKIGAFNTVLFEGYMVRSSIETGFMIQNNNGAGLIDFNDVREAAVTLALTNGLKKAE